A region from the Nocardia terpenica genome encodes:
- a CDS encoding sugar-binding transcriptional regulator: MASEQPRSTTPDEVRLALRAARLYHLEGATQAEIAAILGVSRPTAGRLIARARAQGLVRIEIALPDDLLDAVHTDVERELEAAFGLTEAVVLGEAPDGSASALQPLAQAAVGVLGRRLQSTDTLGFTWGPETVAVARELRFVRCATVVQLDGSLTSSDYETGVDFTLGRCATRLRATPVRLHAPLYADAATVTALEQDSVLGRAMAVGRNADAMMFGVGAVSTATTLFEGSYLDTTILDELRALGAVGEIGGRFFRADGTDVAGSLAARTVSVGLDAIRACPATVLISGGAAKHQAILGVLRGGLAKIIVTDIECARWLLEQKEG, translated from the coding sequence GTGGCCTCCGAACAACCGCGGTCGACCACCCCGGACGAAGTCCGGCTCGCGCTGCGGGCCGCGCGGCTATATCACCTCGAGGGCGCCACCCAGGCGGAAATCGCTGCCATCCTGGGTGTTTCGCGCCCCACGGCGGGGCGGCTCATCGCCCGGGCCCGCGCTCAGGGCCTGGTGCGCATCGAGATCGCCCTCCCCGACGACCTACTCGACGCCGTGCACACCGACGTCGAACGAGAGCTGGAGGCCGCCTTCGGTCTCACCGAGGCGGTCGTGCTCGGCGAGGCCCCGGACGGCTCGGCCTCCGCGCTGCAACCGCTGGCGCAGGCCGCGGTCGGCGTGCTCGGCCGCCGATTACAATCCACCGACACCCTCGGCTTCACCTGGGGTCCCGAAACCGTCGCCGTCGCACGCGAACTGCGCTTCGTGCGCTGCGCCACCGTCGTCCAGCTCGACGGCTCCCTCACCTCCTCCGACTACGAGACCGGCGTCGACTTCACCCTCGGCCGCTGCGCCACCCGGCTGCGGGCCACCCCGGTCCGGCTGCACGCCCCGCTGTACGCCGACGCCGCGACGGTCACCGCGCTGGAACAGGATTCGGTCCTCGGCCGGGCGATGGCGGTGGGCCGCAACGCCGACGCGATGATGTTCGGCGTCGGCGCGGTCTCCACCGCCACCACCCTGTTCGAAGGCAGCTACCTCGACACCACCATCCTCGACGAGCTGCGCGCCCTCGGCGCGGTCGGCGAGATCGGCGGCCGGTTCTTCCGTGCCGACGGCACCGACGTCGCGGGATCGCTTGCGGCACGGACGGTCTCGGTCGGCCTGGACGCCATCCGCGCCTGCCCCGCGACCGTCCTCATCTCCGGCGGCGCCGCCAAACACCAGGCCATCCTGGGCGTGCTGCGCGGCGGCCTCGCCAAGATCATCGTCACCGACATCGAGTGCGCGCGGTGGCTGCTGGAACAGAAGGAGGGCTGA
- a CDS encoding ABC transporter substrate-binding protein gives MHSSFATRVKSAAALAVTSVLTLAGCAGAGSFTGGGQTVTIAMVSNSQMQDAISLSGEFERENPGIKLKFVSLSENEARAKITASVATGGGEFDVVMISNYETPQWAANGWLVDLSKYAQRTPGYDEQDFIPSLRSSLSYRGDMYSMPFYGESSFLMYRKDLFAQAGLTMPAEPTWDQVAQFAAELDDPAHGRSGICLRGKPGWGESLAPLDTVINTFGGRWYDQQWHAQLTSPEVARAVRFYIDLVRAHGEPGAATSGFGECATQLSQGNTAMWYDATSAVSVLEDPASSKVVGKIGYALAPVAQKPNSGWLYTWALGIPTSSHQTDAAWKFISWMTGKPYIHRVGEKLGWSHVPPGSRLSTYRIPEYAAAAQAYGPLTLQAMEGVDPEHPTVQPVPYTGIQFLTIPEFQDLGTRVSQQISAAVAGRTSVAAALDQAQQYADTVGRSYRGNQ, from the coding sequence ATGCACTCCTCATTCGCCACCCGCGTGAAATCCGCCGCGGCGCTGGCCGTCACGTCGGTGCTCACGCTCGCCGGGTGCGCCGGGGCCGGGTCGTTCACCGGCGGCGGGCAGACGGTCACCATCGCCATGGTCTCCAATTCGCAGATGCAGGACGCCATCTCGCTGTCCGGCGAGTTCGAGCGGGAGAATCCCGGCATCAAGCTGAAGTTCGTCTCGCTGTCGGAGAACGAGGCCCGCGCCAAGATCACCGCATCGGTCGCCACCGGCGGCGGCGAATTCGACGTCGTCATGATCAGCAACTACGAGACCCCGCAGTGGGCGGCCAACGGCTGGCTGGTCGACCTGTCCAAATACGCACAGCGGACCCCCGGCTACGACGAGCAGGATTTCATTCCCTCCCTGCGTAGTTCGCTGTCCTACCGCGGCGACATGTACTCGATGCCGTTCTACGGCGAGTCGTCGTTCCTGATGTACCGCAAAGATCTGTTCGCTCAGGCGGGGCTCACCATGCCCGCCGAACCGACCTGGGACCAGGTGGCGCAGTTCGCGGCCGAGCTGGACGACCCTGCGCACGGCCGCTCCGGAATCTGCCTGCGCGGCAAGCCCGGCTGGGGCGAATCGCTCGCCCCGCTCGACACGGTGATCAACACCTTCGGCGGCCGCTGGTACGACCAGCAGTGGCACGCCCAGCTCACCAGCCCGGAAGTCGCTCGCGCCGTGCGGTTCTACATCGACCTGGTGCGCGCGCACGGCGAACCGGGCGCGGCCACCAGCGGTTTCGGCGAATGCGCCACGCAGCTGTCGCAGGGCAACACGGCCATGTGGTACGACGCCACCTCCGCGGTCTCGGTGCTCGAGGATCCCGCCTCCAGCAAGGTGGTCGGCAAGATCGGGTACGCGCTCGCGCCGGTCGCGCAGAAACCGAACTCGGGGTGGCTCTACACCTGGGCGCTGGGCATCCCGACCTCGAGCCACCAGACCGACGCCGCCTGGAAGTTCATCTCCTGGATGACCGGTAAGCCCTACATCCACCGGGTGGGGGAGAAACTGGGCTGGTCGCACGTGCCGCCCGGCAGCCGACTGTCGACCTACCGGATCCCCGAGTACGCGGCCGCGGCCCAGGCGTACGGCCCGCTCACGCTGCAGGCCATGGAGGGCGTCGACCCGGAACATCCCACCGTGCAACCGGTTCCGTACACCGGCATCCAGTTCCTCACCATTCCCGAGTTCCAGGACCTGGGCACCCGGGTGAGCCAGCAGATCAGCGCCGCCGTGGCCGGGCGCACCAGCGTCGCGGCCGCGCTCGACCAAGCCCAGCAGTACGCCGACACCGTCGGCAGGTCGTATCGAGGGAATCAGTAA
- a CDS encoding carbohydrate ABC transporter permease — MTTAAPGPVAAAPAPRAAIVERAHRVSRAEGWRRRGPLLPALLFTIVVTQVPFVFTLYYSTQSWNLVRPGSRHFIGLRNYADVFADSQFREVALNTVIMIVGTVLVSVVLGLLLALLLDRAFLGRGIVRTLLITPFLVTPVAAALIWKTTMLDPVFGLVNFVLKPFGVGRIDWVSRYPLPAVMADLVWQWTPFMMLLILAGLQSMPRDIVEAARVDGAGALSIFRELTLPHLRRFIELGAVLGAIYLVNTFDAVYMMTSGGPGIASSNLPFYIYQRAFLGFDIGQAAAMGVITVVATTIVSTLALRLLFKSFSGTQEGA, encoded by the coding sequence ATCACCACGGCCGCGCCCGGCCCGGTCGCGGCCGCCCCCGCACCCCGCGCCGCCATTGTCGAACGCGCGCACCGGGTCTCGCGCGCCGAGGGGTGGCGGCGGCGCGGGCCGCTGCTACCGGCGCTGCTGTTCACGATCGTGGTCACCCAGGTGCCGTTCGTGTTCACGCTGTACTACTCCACCCAGTCCTGGAACCTGGTCCGGCCCGGCTCCCGGCACTTCATCGGCCTGCGGAACTACGCGGATGTGTTCGCCGACAGCCAGTTCCGCGAGGTGGCGCTCAATACCGTGATCATGATCGTCGGCACCGTGCTGGTGTCGGTGGTGCTCGGGCTGCTGCTGGCGCTGCTGCTCGACCGCGCGTTCCTGGGCCGCGGCATCGTGCGCACCCTGCTGATCACGCCCTTCCTGGTCACCCCCGTCGCCGCGGCGCTGATCTGGAAGACCACCATGCTCGACCCGGTGTTCGGTCTGGTCAACTTCGTGCTGAAACCGTTCGGGGTGGGCCGGATCGACTGGGTCAGCAGGTATCCGCTGCCCGCCGTCATGGCCGATCTGGTGTGGCAGTGGACGCCGTTCATGATGCTGCTCATCCTGGCGGGGCTGCAGTCCATGCCGCGCGACATCGTGGAGGCCGCCCGCGTCGACGGGGCGGGCGCGCTGTCGATCTTCCGCGAGCTGACGCTGCCGCACCTGCGCCGGTTCATCGAGCTCGGCGCGGTGCTGGGGGCCATCTACCTGGTCAACACCTTCGACGCGGTGTACATGATGACCTCCGGCGGCCCCGGCATCGCCAGCTCGAATCTGCCCTTCTATATCTATCAGCGCGCCTTCCTCGGTTTCGATATCGGCCAGGCCGCGGCGATGGGCGTCATCACCGTCGTCGCCACCACCATCGTGTCGACGCTCGCGCTGCGACTGCTGTTCAAATCCTTCTCCGGCACCCAGGAGGGAGCCTGA
- a CDS encoding carbohydrate ABC transporter permease yields the protein MTTTAPIEKTAAAQSVPIRRRRSRGTGPWGVLAWIVGIGMFFPVLWMVLTAFKQEADAYTDPPKLWFTPTLHQFASVLDSGIGTSLLNSAFATIVSTILVLVLGIPAAFALSLRPVRRTRDAMMFFIGTKMLPIVAAIVPLYVIVGDLGLLDNVWALVILYTAMNLPIAIWMMRSFFLEVPGELLEAAGMDGASLPTAMREVILPLVSPGIAATALICLIFSWNEFFFAVNLTAVRAQTIPVFLVGFITGEGLYWARLSAAATLAALPVVLAGWLAQNKLVRGLSFGAIK from the coding sequence ATGACCACCACCGCTCCCATCGAGAAAACCGCTGCGGCACAATCGGTCCCGATTCGCCGCAGGCGTTCGCGCGGCACCGGGCCGTGGGGCGTGCTGGCTTGGATCGTGGGCATCGGCATGTTCTTCCCGGTGCTGTGGATGGTGCTGACCGCCTTCAAACAGGAGGCCGACGCCTACACCGATCCGCCCAAGCTGTGGTTCACCCCCACCCTGCACCAGTTCGCGTCGGTGCTCGACAGCGGCATCGGCACCAGCCTGCTCAATTCCGCGTTCGCCACCATCGTGTCCACGATTCTCGTTCTGGTCCTGGGCATTCCGGCCGCGTTCGCGCTGTCGCTGCGCCCGGTGCGCCGCACCCGCGACGCGATGATGTTCTTCATCGGCACCAAGATGCTGCCGATCGTGGCGGCCATCGTGCCGCTGTACGTGATCGTCGGCGACCTCGGGCTGCTGGACAATGTCTGGGCGCTGGTCATCCTCTACACCGCCATGAACCTGCCCATCGCGATCTGGATGATGCGCTCGTTCTTCCTGGAGGTGCCGGGCGAGCTGCTCGAGGCCGCGGGCATGGACGGCGCGAGCCTGCCCACGGCCATGCGCGAGGTGATCCTGCCGCTGGTCTCCCCCGGTATCGCGGCCACCGCGCTGATCTGCCTGATCTTCTCCTGGAACGAATTCTTCTTCGCCGTGAATCTGACCGCCGTTCGGGCGCAGACGATTCCGGTGTTCCTGGTCGGTTTCATCACCGGCGAGGGCCTGTACTGGGCCCGGCTGTCCGCGGCCGCCACCCTCGCCGCCCTGCCCGTCGTGCTCGCCGGCTGGCTCGCCCAGAACAAGCTGGTGCGCGGCCTGTCCTTCGGCGCCATCAAGTAA
- a CDS encoding ABC transporter ATP-binding protein translates to MATIHYDHASCVYPGADTLAVDALDLDIADGEFVVLVGPSGSGKSTALRMLAGLEEIDGGSIRIDGRDMVGVPSKDRDIAMVFQNYALYPNKTVGENMGFALKMMKVPVAERKRRVAEAAELLGLTPYLDRKPAKLSGGQRQRVAMGRAIVREPRVFCMDEPLSNLDAKLRVQTRTQIAALQRRLGTTTVYVTHDQVEAMTMGDRVAVLRDGSLQQFSTPADLYDHPANAFVAGFIGSPSMNLITAPVVPGGIDIAGTTVELPRDRIAALNGLETVTVGIRPEHLVLNGGTTGFTATVELVEELGSESYVYTRISSTSRTPLEGDSPAFVARSPHRAPARLAESVTLTIPDPATIHLFHPKTGARLAANG, encoded by the coding sequence ATGGCCACCATTCATTACGACCATGCTTCCTGCGTCTATCCGGGCGCGGACACCCTCGCGGTCGACGCGCTCGACCTCGATATCGCCGACGGCGAATTCGTCGTGCTGGTCGGGCCGTCCGGCTCCGGCAAGTCCACCGCGCTGCGCATGCTCGCGGGCCTGGAGGAGATCGACGGCGGCTCCATCCGCATCGACGGCCGCGACATGGTGGGGGTGCCGTCCAAGGACCGCGATATCGCCATGGTGTTCCAGAACTATGCGCTGTATCCGAACAAAACCGTCGGCGAGAACATGGGTTTCGCGCTCAAGATGATGAAGGTGCCGGTGGCCGAGCGTAAACGGCGCGTCGCCGAGGCCGCCGAGCTGCTCGGCCTCACCCCGTACCTGGACCGCAAGCCCGCGAAACTGTCGGGCGGGCAACGCCAGCGGGTGGCCATGGGCCGCGCCATCGTCCGCGAGCCGCGGGTGTTCTGCATGGACGAGCCGCTGAGCAATCTCGACGCCAAGCTGCGCGTGCAGACCCGCACCCAGATCGCCGCCCTGCAACGACGCCTGGGCACCACCACCGTCTACGTCACCCACGACCAGGTCGAGGCCATGACCATGGGCGACCGGGTGGCGGTGCTGCGCGACGGCAGCCTGCAGCAGTTCAGCACCCCCGCCGACCTCTACGACCACCCCGCCAACGCCTTCGTCGCCGGTTTCATCGGCTCCCCCTCGATGAACCTGATCACCGCGCCCGTCGTCCCCGGCGGCATCGATATCGCGGGCACCACCGTGGAACTCCCCCGCGACCGCATCGCCGCCCTGAACGGCCTGGAAACCGTGACGGTCGGCATCCGCCCCGAACACCTCGTCTTGAACGGCGGCACAACCGGTTTCACCGCCACGGTGGAACTCGTCGAAGAACTCGGCAGCGAATCCTACGTCTACACCCGCATCTCCAGCACCTCCCGCACGCCTCTCGAGGGCGACTCTCCCGCCTTCGTGGCCCGCTCCCCGCACCGCGCCCCCGCCCGCCTGGCCGAATCCGTCACCCTCACCATCCCCGACCCGGCCACCATCCACCTCTTCCACCCGAAGACGGGAGCCCGCCTCGCCGCAAACGGGTAA
- a CDS encoding DUF2254 domain-containing protein, translated as MAGIHLETDRRRETLRTNLWFVPTLEVVGAVGLFAVTYGLDRAAYHGAFAIPSWVIGGTPDAARQVLTAIAAAIITVVGVVFSITIVALTLASTQFGPRMLRNFIRDRGTQLTLGTFVATFVYAIAALVVIGPDFVPHISTTVSIASMVVDLAVLIYFINHIAGQIQLPNVIADIAREVNTAVEANRDTTPEATPQGPGVTELLELLAESGGEVRTTSPGYLRYIRYDRLVRLAAQENAVIELPYRPGHFLTEGQVVATVWPAEAAERVAENFARGHVTGATRTLVQDVSFGIDQIVEIALRALSSAINDTFTALTCIDWLGDCLSRIAVSWNPTPVRRCRDGYIRVIAAQVSYERLVQRAFEKIRQAGVGQPAVMIRELDALAQIADRATDPERRRVVYEQAAMIERQVAESVLEQADREDVLRRCLIFRTALALT; from the coding sequence ATGGCCGGTATACATCTCGAGACGGACAGACGGCGGGAGACGCTGCGGACCAATCTGTGGTTCGTGCCGACGCTGGAGGTGGTCGGGGCCGTCGGCTTGTTCGCGGTCACCTACGGGCTGGATCGGGCCGCCTATCACGGGGCGTTCGCGATTCCGAGCTGGGTGATCGGGGGGACACCGGATGCCGCGCGGCAGGTGCTCACCGCCATCGCGGCCGCCATCATCACCGTGGTGGGGGTGGTCTTCTCGATCACCATCGTGGCGCTGACGCTGGCGTCCACCCAGTTCGGTCCGCGCATGCTGCGCAACTTCATTCGCGATCGCGGCACCCAGCTCACGCTGGGCACCTTCGTGGCGACCTTCGTGTATGCGATCGCGGCGCTGGTGGTCATCGGGCCGGACTTCGTGCCGCACATCAGTACCACGGTGTCGATCGCGTCGATGGTGGTGGATCTGGCCGTGCTCATCTACTTCATCAATCACATCGCGGGGCAGATCCAGCTGCCGAACGTCATCGCCGATATCGCTCGCGAGGTGAACACCGCGGTCGAGGCCAATCGCGACACCACCCCCGAGGCCACCCCGCAGGGGCCCGGGGTGACCGAACTGCTCGAACTGCTGGCCGAATCCGGCGGTGAGGTCCGCACGACCAGTCCCGGCTATCTGCGGTACATCCGCTACGACCGGCTGGTGCGGCTGGCCGCCCAGGAGAACGCGGTCATCGAATTGCCGTATCGGCCTGGGCATTTCCTCACCGAGGGGCAGGTGGTGGCCACGGTCTGGCCCGCCGAGGCCGCCGAGCGGGTGGCGGAGAACTTCGCGCGCGGGCACGTCACCGGCGCGACCCGCACCCTGGTGCAGGACGTGTCGTTCGGCATCGACCAGATCGTGGAGATCGCCCTGCGCGCCCTGTCCTCCGCGATCAACGACACCTTCACCGCGCTGACCTGTATCGATTGGCTGGGCGATTGCCTGTCGCGAATCGCGGTGTCCTGGAACCCCACTCCGGTGCGCCGCTGCCGGGACGGGTACATCCGGGTGATCGCCGCGCAGGTCAGCTACGAACGGCTGGTGCAGCGCGCCTTCGAGAAGATCCGGCAGGCCGGGGTCGGGCAGCCCGCGGTCATGATCCGCGAGCTCGACGCCCTGGCCCAGATCGCCGACCGCGCCACCGATCCCGAGCGCCGCCGCGTCGTCTACGAACAGGCGGCGATGATCGAACGGCAGGTCGCCGAATCGGTTTTGGAACAGGCCGACCGCGAGGACGTCCTGCGCCGCTGCCTGATCTTCCGCACCGCGCTCGCGCTGACCTGA
- a CDS encoding alpha/beta hydrolase: MDVPTTPPPTPPSPAVAPPPAPHLLSANINPYGGFHRGLSLLHGWLPLTIELIAVALLLLALARFTRRWWLIRVPICVAVGALAALAGWTFMNNQGLASDPAPMLLWICVGAMVAALALAVVGWPGARWWQRASAIVAVPFAIASTAVVLNQWVGYYPTVQSAWSALTAGPLPHQTDLDALPGLRGTRMTTGVVVPVDIPDTASGFKHRTEYVYLPPAWFAGPTPPTLPAVMMIGGEFNTPGDWLRSGQIMPDIDKFTAANGGQAPILVFVDSSGSFNNDTECVNGPRGDAADHLTKDVVPYVESKFGVSSNPANWAVVGWSMGGTCAIDLTVMHPELFHTFVDIAGDAGPTSGNKDQTIARLYGGNAAQWNAFDPQTVMAAHGPYSGVAGLFDDLTPPQRTGKHPGNFHPPKVDEGQVGFGGQDGVMDTGEVGAAEKLCAEGHREGIDCTIHTTQGGHTWQFASAAFDSSLPWATARVGLPVPAQH, encoded by the coding sequence ATGGACGTGCCCACGACCCCGCCCCCGACGCCACCGAGCCCCGCGGTGGCACCGCCGCCAGCGCCACATCTGCTGTCGGCGAATATCAACCCGTACGGTGGTTTTCACCGCGGGCTGTCGCTGCTGCACGGCTGGCTACCCCTGACCATCGAGCTCATAGCGGTGGCGTTGCTGCTGCTCGCGCTCGCGCGGTTCACCAGGCGCTGGTGGCTGATCCGGGTGCCGATCTGCGTGGCGGTGGGCGCGCTCGCGGCGCTGGCCGGGTGGACCTTCATGAACAACCAGGGGCTGGCGTCGGATCCCGCGCCGATGCTGCTGTGGATCTGTGTCGGCGCGATGGTGGCGGCGCTGGCGCTGGCCGTCGTCGGCTGGCCCGGGGCGCGCTGGTGGCAGCGGGCGTCGGCGATCGTGGCGGTGCCGTTCGCGATCGCCAGCACCGCGGTGGTGCTCAACCAGTGGGTGGGCTACTACCCGACGGTGCAGTCGGCGTGGAGCGCGCTGACCGCCGGACCGCTGCCGCATCAGACCGACCTCGACGCGCTGCCCGGCCTGCGCGGCACCAGGATGACCACCGGAGTCGTTGTGCCGGTGGATATTCCGGATACCGCCAGCGGGTTCAAGCACCGCACCGAATACGTCTACCTGCCCCCGGCCTGGTTCGCCGGGCCCACTCCCCCGACCCTGCCCGCGGTGATGATGATCGGCGGCGAGTTCAACACCCCGGGCGACTGGTTGCGCAGCGGCCAGATCATGCCCGACATCGACAAATTCACCGCCGCCAATGGCGGCCAGGCCCCGATCCTGGTGTTCGTCGACTCCAGCGGCAGCTTCAACAACGACACCGAATGCGTGAACGGCCCGCGCGGCGACGCCGCCGACCATCTCACCAAAGACGTTGTGCCCTATGTGGAGTCGAAGTTCGGCGTGTCCTCGAACCCGGCGAACTGGGCGGTGGTCGGCTGGTCCATGGGCGGCACCTGCGCCATCGACCTGACCGTCATGCACCCGGAGCTGTTCCACACCTTCGTCGACATCGCCGGTGACGCGGGCCCCACCTCCGGCAACAAGGACCAGACCATCGCCCGCCTCTACGGCGGCAACGCCGCACAGTGGAACGCCTTCGACCCGCAGACCGTCATGGCCGCCCACGGCCCCTACTCCGGCGTGGCGGGCCTGTTCGACGACCTCACGCCCCCGCAGCGCACCGGCAAACACCCCGGCAACTTCCATCCGCCGAAGGTCGACGAGGGCCAGGTCGGCTTCGGCGGCCAGGACGGCGTCATGGACACCGGCGAGGTGGGCGCCGCCGAAAAGCTCTGCGCCGAGGGCCACAGGGAGGGCATCGACTGCACCATCCACACCACCCAGGGCGGCCACACCTGGCAATTCGCCTCGGCCGCATTCGATTCCTCGCTGCCGTGGGCGACGGCCCGGGTCGGGCTACCGGTGCCCGCTCAGCACTGA
- a CDS encoding DUF2254 domain-containing protein: MSILLANGVMGMRLWFGQVRWVYRQRRVWVLPAVIVLGAVALSWLVPYLDRRWAEELTRLPTGEFAGTFDAAVMATVLSAVASGTIAFSGFVFSVVLLVIQFGTGTLSARMAPRLTQDWVVGAALGTFMATFVYTLLVSLRLGARVEDYQPVLSSLLAIGLALASVALFFTLLTRVINFLRLVKVLESVSRAGARRAAEVHPYPLGSQGDTEVDLGPPDRVVRHAGRAGVLLGFDEEVIAELAARAGCVVVAVPAIGDFVLPGAPLFEIHGATSLGERRLRRHVVFGIERVVDADPAFALRVMVDIAIKALSPAVNDPTTAVQALDHIGALLLNLSGRELGITHIRDRAGAVRLIHRCSDWTDYLSLGVDEIRYYGRDSIQVVRRLRALYLDLLRGCPPERLAPVRDRITAVDDDSAAFSTTFDRAVATSPDWQGLGGPAPADDRQC; this comes from the coding sequence GTGAGCATTCTCCTGGCAAATGGGGTGATGGGCATGCGGCTGTGGTTCGGTCAGGTGCGGTGGGTCTATCGGCAGCGGCGGGTGTGGGTGCTGCCCGCCGTGATCGTGCTCGGTGCGGTGGCGCTGTCGTGGCTGGTGCCGTATCTGGATCGGCGCTGGGCCGAGGAGCTGACCAGGCTGCCGACCGGGGAGTTCGCGGGGACCTTCGATGCCGCGGTGATGGCGACGGTGCTGTCGGCGGTGGCGTCGGGCACGATCGCGTTCTCCGGATTCGTCTTCTCCGTGGTGCTGTTGGTGATTCAGTTCGGCACCGGGACGCTCTCGGCCCGGATGGCGCCGCGGCTGACCCAGGACTGGGTGGTCGGCGCGGCGCTGGGCACATTCATGGCGACCTTCGTGTACACGCTGCTGGTGTCGCTGCGGCTCGGGGCCCGGGTGGAGGACTACCAGCCGGTGCTGTCGTCGCTGCTGGCCATCGGGCTCGCGCTCGCCAGCGTCGCCCTGTTCTTCACCCTGCTCACTCGGGTGATCAACTTCCTGCGGCTGGTGAAGGTGCTGGAATCGGTCTCCCGGGCCGGGGCGCGCAGGGCGGCCGAGGTGCACCCGTATCCCCTTGGTAGCCAGGGGGATACGGAGGTCGATCTCGGCCCGCCCGACCGTGTGGTCCGGCATGCCGGGCGCGCGGGGGTGCTGCTCGGCTTCGACGAGGAGGTGATCGCCGAACTCGCGGCGCGCGCCGGATGCGTGGTCGTCGCGGTCCCGGCGATCGGCGATTTCGTGCTGCCCGGCGCGCCGCTGTTCGAAATCCACGGCGCCACAAGCCTCGGCGAGCGGCGGCTGCGGCGGCACGTCGTGTTCGGCATCGAACGCGTCGTCGACGCCGACCCCGCCTTCGCGCTGCGCGTCATGGTCGACATCGCCATCAAGGCGCTGTCCCCGGCGGTCAACGACCCGACGACGGCGGTGCAGGCCCTCGACCACATCGGCGCGCTGCTGCTGAACCTGTCCGGCCGCGAACTGGGCATCACCCACATCCGCGACCGCGCCGGAGCGGTGCGCCTGATCCACCGCTGCTCCGACTGGACCGACTACCTGTCCCTCGGCGTCGACGAAATCCGTTACTACGGCCGCGATTCCATTCAGGTAGTCCGCCGCCTCCGCGCCCTCTACCTGGACCTGCTCCGCGGCTGCCCGCCCGAACGCCTCGCGCCCGTCCGCGACCGGATCACCGCCGTCGACGACGACTCGGCCGCCTTCTCCACCACCTTCGACCGCGCCGTCGCCACCTCTCCGGACTGGCAGGGTCTGGGCGGCCCGGCCCCGGCCGACGACCGTCAGTGCTGA